One region of Microbacterium rhizosphaerae genomic DNA includes:
- a CDS encoding universal stress protein: MTFLVGVNPGQRSASTLHLAAMLARSAGTDLVVAAIVPQTWPMTAGRSDAEWQRYTHQTANVVLDHAAAVLGDSVQAEYLLREASSARRGLLELVDERGCDLVVVGSSSAGPLGRIALGSESDALVHASHVPVAIAPRGFRTKDEARVGRVTAAYGGTDAAADLVIGAAGIAAQVGASLRIASFAVVPTVSGTSGTGLADEQRIIDEWASDIDRHAQQLIAEVSSLPRPPKTADTVIGMGHTWESAIEDVEWNADDVLVVGSSSLGPIARVFLGSHAAKVVRHSPVPVVVVPRRAAQELAEEAQA; the protein is encoded by the coding sequence ATGACGTTCCTCGTCGGCGTCAATCCCGGTCAGCGCTCGGCCTCGACGCTGCACCTCGCGGCCATGCTCGCGCGGTCCGCAGGCACGGATCTCGTCGTCGCGGCGATCGTGCCGCAGACGTGGCCCATGACCGCCGGCCGATCGGATGCCGAATGGCAGAGGTACACGCACCAGACGGCGAACGTCGTCCTCGATCACGCCGCAGCCGTGCTCGGCGACTCCGTGCAGGCCGAGTACCTGCTGCGCGAGGCGTCCTCCGCCCGTCGCGGGCTGCTCGAACTCGTCGATGAGCGGGGCTGCGACCTGGTGGTCGTCGGGTCGTCGTCTGCGGGTCCGCTCGGACGCATCGCCCTCGGGTCGGAGAGCGATGCGCTCGTGCACGCCTCGCACGTGCCCGTCGCGATCGCGCCGCGAGGGTTCCGGACGAAGGACGAGGCCCGCGTAGGGCGCGTCACCGCCGCGTATGGCGGGACGGATGCCGCGGCCGACCTCGTGATCGGCGCCGCGGGCATCGCGGCACAAGTCGGCGCGTCGCTGCGGATCGCGTCGTTCGCCGTCGTCCCGACGGTGTCGGGCACGTCCGGAACGGGCCTCGCGGACGAGCAGCGCATCATCGACGAGTGGGCGAGCGACATCGACCGGCATGCGCAGCAGCTCATCGCCGAAGTCTCCTCGCTGCCGCGCCCGCCGAAGACCGCCGACACCGTGATCGGCATGGGCCATACGTGGGAGTCGGCGATCGAGGACGTCGAGTGGAACGCCGACGACGTGCTCGTCGTCGGCTCGAGCAGCCTCGGGCCCATCGCCCGGGTCTTCCTCGGGTCGCACGCCGCGAAGGTCGTCCGCCACTCCCCCGTTCCTGTGGTCGTGGTGCCTCGGCGGGCCGCGCAGGAGCTCGCCGAGGAAGCCCAGGCGTAG
- a CDS encoding glycoside hydrolase family 3 protein encodes MSNDAALETAIDTRYRDASLPVDERVEILLGQMTLEEKAGLFFHTMIAMGEGGELSEGDPVFGIASNREYIAVRHMSHFNLLGIAPKASDIAAWHNKVQEVAASTRLGIPVTISTDPRHSFSENPGAAFFAGPFSQWPEPLGLAATADPELVERFGDIARQEYTAVGIRVALHPQVDLATESRWARQLQTFGEDADLSGELGAAYVRGFQGSSFGAGSVSTMTKHFPGGGPQKDGEDPHFDYGREQVYPGDNFEYHLKPFEAVFAAGGRQIMPYYGMPVGTEYEEVGFGFNKGVLTGLLRERYGFDGIVCTDWGLITDQPIMGTEFAARAWGVEHLTPAERMVKVLDAGADQFGGEHEPSMLVDLVESGAVSEERLDVSARRLLREKFLLGLFENPFVDVEAADSIVGSDGFRAAGLDAQRASVAVLSNALRRAQGPVLPFARGAKLYVEGIAPEAAAAYGEVVETPGEADVAILRIQAPYEVRDSMFENFFHAGSLDFPVDVVTHVQEVAAAVPTVVDVFLDRPAILAPIVEAADAVVANWGASAEALLDVLSGAVPAQGKLPFDVPRSMAAVEASRPDVPFDTADPLFRFGHGLAL; translated from the coding sequence ATGAGCAACGACGCCGCACTCGAGACCGCCATCGACACCCGCTACCGGGACGCCTCCCTCCCCGTCGACGAGCGCGTCGAGATCCTCCTCGGCCAGATGACGCTCGAGGAGAAGGCCGGCCTCTTCTTCCACACGATGATCGCGATGGGCGAGGGCGGCGAGCTGTCCGAGGGCGACCCGGTGTTCGGCATCGCCTCGAACCGCGAGTACATCGCGGTCCGGCACATGTCGCACTTCAACCTCCTCGGCATCGCGCCGAAGGCGAGCGACATCGCCGCCTGGCACAACAAGGTGCAGGAGGTGGCGGCATCCACCCGTCTCGGCATCCCCGTGACGATCTCGACCGACCCGCGCCACTCCTTCAGCGAGAACCCGGGTGCCGCGTTCTTCGCCGGTCCCTTCTCGCAGTGGCCCGAGCCCCTCGGGCTTGCAGCGACCGCCGACCCCGAGCTCGTCGAGCGCTTCGGCGACATCGCCCGCCAGGAGTACACGGCCGTCGGCATCCGCGTTGCGCTGCACCCGCAGGTGGATCTCGCCACCGAGTCGCGCTGGGCACGTCAGCTCCAGACGTTCGGTGAGGATGCCGACCTCTCCGGCGAGCTCGGCGCGGCCTACGTGCGCGGCTTCCAGGGCTCGTCGTTCGGCGCCGGCTCGGTGTCGACCATGACCAAGCACTTCCCGGGCGGCGGCCCGCAGAAGGACGGCGAAGACCCGCACTTCGACTACGGCCGTGAGCAGGTCTACCCCGGCGACAACTTCGAGTACCACCTCAAGCCGTTCGAGGCCGTCTTCGCGGCGGGCGGCCGGCAGATCATGCCGTACTACGGCATGCCCGTCGGCACGGAGTACGAAGAGGTCGGCTTCGGCTTCAACAAGGGCGTCCTCACGGGGCTGCTGCGCGAGCGGTACGGCTTCGACGGCATCGTCTGCACCGACTGGGGCCTGATCACCGACCAGCCGATCATGGGCACGGAGTTCGCCGCGCGCGCGTGGGGCGTCGAGCACCTCACGCCCGCCGAGCGCATGGTGAAGGTCCTGGATGCCGGTGCCGATCAGTTCGGCGGCGAGCACGAGCCGTCGATGCTCGTGGACCTCGTCGAGTCGGGCGCGGTCAGCGAGGAGCGGCTGGACGTCTCGGCCCGCCGCCTGCTGCGCGAGAAGTTCCTGCTCGGGCTGTTCGAGAACCCGTTCGTGGATGTCGAGGCCGCCGACTCCATCGTCGGCTCCGACGGGTTCCGTGCCGCGGGCCTCGACGCCCAGCGCGCATCGGTCGCGGTCCTGTCCAACGCCCTTCGACGGGCTCAGGGACCTGTGCTGCCGTTCGCCCGCGGCGCGAAGCTGTATGTGGAGGGCATCGCACCCGAAGCAGCGGCCGCGTACGGCGAGGTCGTCGAGACACCGGGTGAGGCGGATGTCGCGATCCTCCGCATCCAGGCGCCCTACGAGGTGCGCGACTCGATGTTCGAGAACTTCTTCCACGCCGGCTCGCTCGACTTCCCCGTCGACGTCGTCACGCACGTGCAGGAGGTCGCTGCCGCGGTCCCGACGGTGGTCGACGTCTTCCTCGACCGGCCCGCCATCCTCGCGCCTATCGTCGAGGCCGCTGACGCGGTGGTCGCGAACTGGGGCGCGAGCGCCGAGGCGCTGCTCGACGTCCTGTCGGGCGCGGTTCCCGCGCAGGGGAAGCTGCCGTTCGACGTGCCGCGCAGCATGGCGGCGGTCGAGGCATCCCGTCCCGACGTCCCGTTCGACACCGCCGACCCCCTCTTCCGCTTCGGCCACGGGCTCGCGCTGTAG
- a CDS encoding formate--tetrahydrofolate ligase: MSLSNIEIAQGARMLPIGEVADGLGIPLDNLEPYGRFKAKVSLPYLRSLRDRPQGKLILMTAISPTPAGEGKTTTTVGLGDALTRIGERSMICLREPALGPVFGMKGGAAGGGYAQVVPMEDINLHFTGDFAAIEAATNLLAALVDNHITHGNALDIDTRRITWRRVLDVNDRSLRDVVIGLGGLGNGNPRETGFDIVVASEVMAIFCLATSIADLRERLGDIVVGYTRGRAPVRARDLQAHGAMTAVLRDALSPNLVQTLENTPAFVHGGPFANIAHGCSSVIATSAALRLADYVVTEAGFGADLGAEKFVDILCRTTGLRPSAAVIVATVRALKFHGGVEVVDLPTPDVAALERGMVNLRRHVKTVRETWGIPAVVAVNHRAEDTAEEIAALVAAVEKAGARAIVAKHYAEGGAGAEDLAREVVRLCEEPTDLHFTYPDESGLWDKMKAIATRIYGASDIIASTAVRTQIRRLQEEGYGDYPVCVAKTQYSFSTDAKLRGAPSNHVVDIREVRLAAGARFVVMICGDIMTMPGLPASPAANSIDVDDEGRITGLF, translated from the coding sequence ATGAGCCTCAGCAATATCGAGATCGCACAGGGCGCCCGGATGCTGCCCATCGGAGAGGTCGCCGATGGTCTCGGCATCCCGCTCGACAACCTGGAGCCGTACGGGCGCTTCAAGGCCAAGGTCTCGCTGCCGTACCTCCGGTCGCTGCGCGACCGGCCGCAGGGCAAGCTCATCCTGATGACGGCGATATCGCCGACGCCCGCGGGCGAGGGCAAGACGACCACCACCGTCGGCCTCGGCGACGCGTTGACCCGCATCGGCGAGCGATCGATGATCTGCCTGCGCGAGCCGGCGCTCGGCCCCGTCTTCGGCATGAAGGGCGGGGCCGCCGGCGGCGGTTACGCGCAGGTCGTGCCGATGGAGGACATCAACCTGCACTTCACGGGCGACTTCGCCGCGATCGAGGCCGCCACGAACCTCCTCGCGGCGCTCGTCGACAACCACATCACGCACGGCAACGCGCTCGACATCGACACCCGCAGGATCACCTGGCGGCGCGTGCTCGATGTCAACGACCGGTCCCTGCGCGATGTCGTGATCGGACTGGGGGGTCTGGGCAACGGAAACCCGCGTGAGACGGGCTTCGACATCGTCGTCGCCTCCGAGGTGATGGCGATCTTCTGCCTCGCCACGAGCATCGCCGATCTCCGGGAGCGCCTCGGTGACATCGTCGTCGGGTACACGCGCGGGCGTGCCCCGGTGCGCGCCCGCGACCTGCAGGCCCACGGTGCGATGACCGCGGTGCTGCGCGATGCGCTCTCGCCGAACCTCGTGCAGACCCTCGAGAACACCCCGGCCTTCGTCCACGGCGGCCCGTTCGCGAACATCGCCCACGGCTGCAGCTCGGTCATCGCCACCAGTGCCGCGCTGCGCCTCGCCGACTACGTCGTCACCGAGGCGGGGTTCGGGGCGGATCTCGGCGCGGAGAAGTTCGTCGACATCCTGTGTCGCACGACCGGCCTGCGTCCGTCGGCGGCGGTCATCGTCGCGACCGTGCGCGCGCTGAAGTTCCACGGCGGCGTCGAGGTCGTGGACCTCCCGACTCCCGACGTCGCGGCGCTGGAGCGGGGGATGGTCAACCTGCGCCGACACGTGAAGACCGTGCGTGAGACGTGGGGCATCCCGGCCGTCGTGGCCGTCAACCACCGCGCCGAGGACACGGCTGAAGAGATCGCGGCCCTCGTCGCCGCCGTCGAGAAGGCCGGCGCCCGCGCGATCGTCGCCAAGCACTACGCCGAGGGCGGGGCGGGAGCGGAGGACCTCGCCCGCGAGGTGGTGCGCCTCTGCGAGGAGCCGACGGATCTGCACTTCACCTACCCCGACGAATCCGGGCTCTGGGACAAGATGAAGGCGATCGCCACGCGCATCTACGGCGCGAGCGACATCATCGCCTCCACCGCCGTGCGCACCCAGATCCGCCGACTGCAGGAGGAGGGATACGGCGACTACCCGGTCTGCGTCGCGAAGACCCAGTACTCGTTCTCGACGGATGCCAAGCTCCGCGGTGCGCCGTCCAACCACGTCGTCGACATCCGTGAGGTACGGCTCGCTGCCGGCGCGCGGTTCGTCGTGATGATCTGCGGCGACATCATGACGATGCCGGGGCTGCCCGCATCCCCTGCCGCCAACTCGATCGATGTCGACGACGAGGGGCGCATCACGGGCCTGTTCTGA
- the recQ gene encoding DNA helicase RecQ, which translates to MVGRVDAGQRVVDARSVLHEVYGYDEFRGDQAAIVDHVIAGGDAVVLMPTGAGKSVTYQVPALVRPGTGLVVSPLIALMHDQVDALVANGVRAAYLNSTQSIDERRAVDRAYLDGELDLLYVAPERLGTLRQAQGPNQAQGPNQAQGPNQTIAFLQRGELSVIAIDEAHCVSQWGHDFRPDYLTLGGLADAFPGVPRMALTATATRETHREITKRLRLPDARHFVASFDRPNIQYRIEPKVDARRQLLAFIRSFPDAAGIVYALSRKSVDQIADYLAGQGIDALPYHAGLPAEQRAANQSRFLREDGVVMVATIAFGMGIDKPDVRFVAHVDLPKSVEGYYQETGRAGRDGEPSIAWMAYGLGDVVQQRRLIEASPGDRTFKTRLGQHLDAMLALCETVGCRRQNLLGYFGEVSEPCGNCDTCLTPPETWDGLIPSQKLLSTIVRLQRERGQSYGAGQLIDILRGASTERVRQLNHDTLATFGIGADLSEQDWRSVVRQLLARGFLVARGEYGTLGLTDASAGVLRGDAAVPLRRDVLGRAGATRSRKPAASDSVATANQPLFEALRAWRADTAREQGVPAYIVFGDATLRALAEQRPVTLADLDGISGIGAKKREAYGEAVLAVVAASA; encoded by the coding sequence ATGGTGGGGCGGGTGGATGCCGGGCAGCGGGTTGTGGATGCGCGCTCGGTGCTGCACGAGGTCTACGGGTACGACGAGTTCCGCGGCGACCAGGCGGCGATCGTCGACCATGTGATCGCGGGTGGCGATGCGGTGGTCCTGATGCCGACCGGCGCGGGCAAGAGCGTCACGTACCAGGTGCCTGCCCTCGTCCGGCCCGGCACGGGGCTCGTGGTCAGTCCGCTCATCGCGCTCATGCACGATCAGGTGGATGCGCTGGTCGCCAACGGCGTGCGCGCCGCGTACCTCAACTCGACCCAGTCCATCGACGAGCGGCGGGCGGTCGACCGCGCCTACCTCGACGGAGAGCTCGACCTGCTGTATGTCGCGCCCGAGCGCCTCGGCACCCTTCGACAGGCTCAGGGACCGAACCAGGCTCAGGGACCGAACCAGGCTCAGGGACCGAACCAGACCATCGCATTCCTGCAGCGGGGAGAACTGAGCGTCATCGCCATCGACGAGGCGCACTGCGTCTCGCAGTGGGGCCACGACTTCCGGCCCGACTACCTGACCCTCGGCGGCCTCGCCGACGCGTTCCCCGGCGTGCCGCGCATGGCGCTCACCGCGACGGCCACGCGCGAGACGCACCGCGAGATCACCAAGCGCCTGCGGCTGCCCGACGCCCGGCACTTCGTCGCGAGCTTCGACCGGCCCAACATCCAGTACCGCATCGAGCCGAAGGTCGACGCGCGCCGTCAGCTGCTCGCGTTCATCCGGTCGTTCCCCGACGCCGCCGGCATCGTCTACGCCCTCAGCCGCAAGTCCGTCGACCAGATCGCCGACTACCTCGCCGGTCAGGGCATCGACGCGCTGCCGTACCACGCCGGACTGCCCGCCGAGCAGCGGGCGGCGAACCAGTCCCGGTTCCTCCGCGAAGACGGCGTCGTCATGGTCGCGACGATCGCCTTCGGCATGGGCATCGACAAGCCCGACGTGCGGTTCGTCGCACACGTCGACCTGCCGAAATCGGTCGAGGGCTACTACCAGGAGACCGGCCGCGCCGGCCGCGACGGCGAGCCGTCGATCGCCTGGATGGCCTACGGCCTCGGCGACGTCGTGCAGCAGCGCCGGCTGATCGAGGCATCCCCCGGCGACCGCACGTTCAAGACGCGGCTGGGGCAGCACCTCGACGCCATGCTCGCTCTGTGCGAGACGGTGGGATGCCGGCGCCAGAACCTGCTCGGCTACTTCGGCGAGGTCTCCGAGCCGTGCGGCAACTGCGACACCTGCCTCACGCCGCCCGAGACGTGGGACGGGCTCATCCCGTCGCAGAAGCTGCTCTCGACGATCGTCCGGCTGCAGCGCGAGCGCGGGCAGTCGTACGGCGCCGGCCAGCTCATCGACATCCTGCGCGGCGCATCCACCGAGCGCGTCCGCCAGCTGAACCACGACACGCTCGCGACCTTCGGCATCGGCGCCGACCTCTCCGAGCAGGACTGGCGGAGCGTCGTGCGCCAGCTGCTCGCGCGCGGGTTCCTCGTGGCGCGGGGCGAGTACGGCACCCTCGGGCTCACCGATGCGAGCGCCGGCGTGCTGCGCGGAGACGCGGCGGTTCCGCTGCGCCGCGATGTGCTCGGCCGCGCGGGCGCGACCAGGTCGCGCAAGCCCGCAGCATCCGACTCGGTCGCCACTGCGAACCAGCCGCTGTTCGAGGCGCTCCGCGCGTGGCGCGCCGATACCGCTCGGGAGCAGGGGGTGCCGGCGTACATCGTCTTCGGGGATGCGACGCTCCGGGCGCTGGCCGAGCAGCGGCCTGTGACGCTCGCAGACCTCGACGGCATCAGCGGGATCGGTGCGAAGAAGCGCGAGGCCTACGGCGAGGCCGTGCTCGCTGTGGTCGCCGCCTCCGCATGA
- a CDS encoding dicarboxylate/amino acid:cation symporter, with the protein MSATSPARRAKAPDTRSPLRKVLTSFGFQIVVALILGIALGLLARSLGASATNHTPLSDTLATIGTSYVTLLRAAVVPLIFTAIVASISNLRRVQNAARLAGQTILWFAITAFIAVSIGIVLGLVIQPGSRAGTDLKPGDPYTVGTWWNFLIGLIPQNFLGLQVTSAADPASGAITSTVGFNVLQVIVVAAAVGIAALKAGRKAEPFLVFTESLLKVIQRVLWWIIRIAPLGTLGLIGSAVVTYGWERLTSLAWFAGAIYIGLALVLFVVYPIILKSNRLSVRQYFSGAWPAIQLGFVSRSSIGTLPLTQRVTERNLGVPRGYASFAVPLGATTKMDGCAAIYPAVAAIFVAQFYGIQLEWWQYLMIIVVSVVGSAATAGTTGAIVMLTLTLSTLGLPLEGVGLLLAIDPILDMGRTAVNVAGQALVPTIVSQRERILDADLYNAPRDGQPFAEDLDDDRDDDLASREARSLATVSLQEGDLERASEEDAALTR; encoded by the coding sequence ATGTCCGCAACATCCCCCGCGCGCCGCGCCAAGGCACCCGATACGCGCAGTCCGCTGCGCAAGGTGCTGACCTCGTTCGGCTTCCAGATCGTCGTCGCCCTCATCCTGGGTATCGCGCTCGGTCTGCTCGCGCGCAGCCTCGGCGCGAGTGCGACGAACCACACGCCGCTGTCCGACACGCTCGCCACGATCGGCACGTCGTACGTGACGCTCCTGCGCGCCGCTGTGGTGCCGCTCATCTTCACCGCGATCGTCGCGAGCATCTCGAACCTGCGCCGCGTGCAGAACGCCGCACGCCTCGCCGGCCAGACGATCCTTTGGTTCGCGATCACGGCGTTCATCGCCGTGTCGATCGGCATCGTGCTCGGTCTCGTCATCCAGCCGGGCAGCCGCGCGGGCACGGATCTGAAGCCCGGCGACCCGTACACGGTGGGCACGTGGTGGAACTTCCTCATCGGGCTCATCCCGCAGAACTTCCTCGGGCTGCAGGTCACGAGCGCGGCCGACCCCGCGTCGGGGGCGATCACCTCGACCGTCGGCTTCAACGTGCTGCAGGTCATCGTCGTGGCCGCGGCCGTCGGCATCGCCGCGCTGAAGGCGGGCAGGAAGGCAGAGCCCTTCCTCGTCTTCACCGAGTCGCTGCTCAAGGTCATCCAGCGTGTGCTGTGGTGGATCATCCGCATCGCGCCGCTGGGCACCCTGGGCCTCATCGGCTCGGCCGTCGTGACGTACGGATGGGAACGTCTCACGTCGCTCGCCTGGTTCGCCGGCGCGATCTACATCGGCCTCGCGCTCGTGCTGTTCGTGGTGTACCCGATCATCCTCAAGAGCAACCGCCTCTCGGTCCGCCAGTACTTCTCGGGCGCCTGGCCGGCGATTCAGCTGGGCTTCGTGAGCCGCTCGTCGATCGGCACGCTGCCGCTCACGCAGCGCGTCACCGAGCGCAACCTCGGGGTGCCGCGCGGCTACGCGTCGTTCGCCGTGCCGCTGGGGGCGACCACGAAGATGGACGGCTGCGCCGCCATCTACCCCGCCGTCGCCGCGATCTTCGTCGCGCAGTTCTACGGCATCCAGCTCGAATGGTGGCAGTACCTCATGATCATCGTCGTGTCGGTGGTCGGCTCGGCCGCGACGGCCGGCACCACGGGCGCCATCGTCATGCTGACGCTCACCCTCTCGACGCTGGGCCTGCCCCTCGAGGGCGTCGGACTGCTGCTGGCGATCGACCCGATCCTCGACATGGGTCGCACCGCCGTCAACGTCGCCGGTCAGGCGCTCGTGCCGACGATCGTCTCGCAGCGCGAGCGCATCCTCGACGCGGACCTCTACAACGCTCCGCGCGACGGCCAGCCGTTCGCCGAGGACCTCGACGACGACCGGGACGACGACCTCGCGAGCCGCGAGGCGCGCTCGCTCGCGACCGTCTCGCTGCAGGAGGGTGACCTGGAGCGGGCCTCCGAGGAGGATGCGGCACTGACCCGCTGA
- a CDS encoding GNAT family N-acetyltransferase: MTAMDEITVTRNDEAHRYELRVGDTLAGFTEFIKDTRGRLVFPHTLIDPAFRGQGLAGIVVERAMEDVASRGETVVPRCPVVSKYLREYEVPGLIVEWPTES; encoded by the coding sequence ATGACCGCGATGGACGAGATCACCGTGACGCGCAACGACGAGGCCCACCGCTACGAGCTGCGCGTGGGCGACACGCTCGCCGGATTCACAGAGTTCATCAAGGACACGCGTGGGCGCCTCGTCTTCCCGCACACCCTGATCGACCCCGCTTTCCGCGGGCAGGGTCTCGCGGGCATCGTGGTCGAGCGGGCGATGGAGGATGTCGCCTCCCGCGGCGAGACCGTCGTGCCGCGCTGCCCGGTCGTGTCGAAGTACCTGCGCGAGTACGAGGTCCCGGGCCTCATCGTCGAGTGGCCCACCGAGAGCTGA
- a CDS encoding glycoside hydrolase family 3 N-terminal domain-containing protein: MPPTRSRSGLGARRRGPKRAGRRLAACFLALACIGVAVAACAPDRPSASGSPSPGSATPTASPTPTPTVDPIAALTLEQRVGQLFMVGTSVRGADPATLSAIADRHAGSIFLHGRSQAGVDATASLVRSFTSLVSPATTGDEPLWVATDQEGGQVQVLQGPGFDRIPSALAQGAMPPDQLASQARTWGGQLGMAGVNMNLAPVADIVTSPATAHSNAPIGALQREYGFDESTVETHAGAFADGMRAAGVVPTFKHFPGLGRVTGNTDFDAGIVDDTVDASAPDVDAFRRLTAGPGVSTVMLSTAIYTKIDPSTPAVFSRTVVTDLLRDRVGFDGVIMTDDVSATAQVKAWSPADRAVLSIQAGVDVVLVSADPSVYAPMYDAVLAKAKADPGFAKQVDDAARRVVEAKARG; encoded by the coding sequence ATGCCCCCCACGCGTTCTCGATCCGGCCTCGGCGCACGCCGCCGCGGTCCGAAGCGCGCGGGCCGTCGCCTCGCCGCCTGCTTCCTCGCTCTCGCCTGCATCGGCGTGGCGGTGGCGGCCTGCGCGCCCGATCGGCCCTCGGCGTCCGGCTCGCCGTCCCCCGGGTCGGCGACCCCGACCGCGTCCCCGACCCCGACCCCGACGGTCGACCCCATCGCCGCACTGACGCTCGAGCAGCGGGTCGGGCAGCTGTTCATGGTGGGCACGAGCGTGCGGGGCGCCGACCCGGCGACCCTGTCGGCCATCGCGGACCGGCACGCCGGCAGCATCTTCCTCCACGGCAGGTCGCAGGCGGGCGTGGATGCCACGGCATCCCTCGTCCGCTCGTTCACGTCGCTCGTGTCTCCGGCGACGACGGGCGACGAGCCGCTGTGGGTCGCGACCGACCAGGAGGGCGGCCAGGTGCAGGTCCTGCAGGGACCGGGGTTCGACCGCATCCCCTCCGCCCTCGCCCAGGGCGCGATGCCGCCCGATCAGCTGGCGTCGCAGGCGCGGACGTGGGGCGGCCAGCTCGGCATGGCGGGTGTCAACATGAACCTCGCACCCGTCGCCGACATCGTCACGAGCCCCGCAACCGCGCACTCGAATGCGCCGATCGGCGCGCTGCAGCGCGAGTACGGATTCGACGAATCGACCGTGGAGACCCACGCCGGCGCGTTCGCGGACGGGATGCGTGCCGCCGGCGTCGTCCCGACGTTCAAGCACTTCCCCGGGCTCGGCCGCGTCACCGGCAACACCGACTTCGACGCGGGCATCGTCGACGACACGGTGGATGCGTCCGCCCCCGACGTCGACGCGTTCCGTCGGCTCACGGCAGGCCCGGGCGTCTCGACGGTGATGCTCTCGACGGCGATCTACACGAAGATCGACCCGAGCACGCCAGCGGTGTTCTCGAGGACGGTCGTGACCGACCTCCTGCGCGACAGGGTGGGCTTCGACGGCGTGATCATGACCGACGACGTGTCGGCGACCGCCCAGGTCAAGGCGTGGTCGCCCGCGGATCGCGCTGTGCTGTCGATCCAGGCCGGTGTGGACGTGGTGCTCGTCTCGGCCGACCCGAGCGTCTACGCGCCGATGTACGACGCGGTGCTCGCGAAGGCCAAGGCCGACCCGGGCTTCGCGAAGCAGGTGGATGACGCCGCCCGCCGGGTGGTCGAGGCCAAAGCCCGCGGCTGA